CTGGGTAGCTGCATAGTGGAGCAACTTGGGAGCGCAACAGTCCCCTGTGCCTGTCGGTAACTGACCCTGCGATCGCAAGTCCGCTAATGAGCGAGATTCACCCCCTAAGTTCGTGAGCCAATAGCTAGCGTGCATTTGGCGTTGCAGTTGACGAGATAACTCACGCCGCCGCCGTTTCAAGGCCTGTATCTGAGCATCGGCTGCATCAAGCTTACTCTTTAACGGTTGCAGACAAGCATCTCGCTGGCGCTTCAGGTGACGACGCTCTATCCCATCCTGCTGACTTTGGGTATTCAGGGCCGCGATCGCAGCCATTAGTTCCTCTCCCCTAAGCTGCTGTTGCATCACTTGGCGCTGCTGTTGACGCATTTGCCTGCGCTGGGCATGACGTTGGGCAAGCTGTTGGAGCCGATCGGCAAATAACTGCACCTGTTCTGCATATTCCTGGCGTTCTGGAAGCTGCTCTAGAGCATGTATTGACTGCTTAATGGCATCCAACGCAGCTAGGGTAAAAGCCTCTGGCAAGGCCACGAGATCACGACCCGGAATCGGTGGCACCCATCCCTCTACAAGACTCTGCCCCTGCAATAGCCCCGAAAATGCCTTCAACACCCGATCGCCCATAGGGGTTTTCACCAGTAATACCCCGTACATTTTTCCCTCTCGCCCATAGCGCTCATCAGTAGCCAGTCGTTGCATCAACCCACGGGCGATCGCCTCTGCCAAGGCACTACGGGGCAATCGCAACCAGCGACCACTGCGGGGACAACGCCCCTCATACCAGTAGGTAGGTGGCGCATTGGCGATCGTGTCACCTGGGGCCAGAAAATCTGAGGGTAACTCAAGCAACCTCATGGACATGACTCGCTTCGCAGGATGGCACTATCACCAACAGTCTGCCATAAAACTCCTCCACCCATCCAAATACTTCCTCGCCAACGCAAACGGTAAAACGACCGCCCCATACCCTGTTCCAAATCTTGCTAGTGGATATGTTGAACCCATCGCAAATGCTCCTATAACCCATCAACCATACTCCCCAGCAGCATTATTACCGACTCTCCTGCTCCTTCGCATCCCTCACCACAATTTG
This genomic window from Cyanobacteriota bacterium contains:
- a CDS encoding RluA family pseudouridine synthase — its product is MRLLELPSDFLAPGDTIANAPPTYWYEGRCPRSGRWLRLPRSALAEAIARGLMQRLATDERYGREGKMYGVLLVKTPMGDRVLKAFSGLLQGQSLVEGWVPPIPGRDLVALPEAFTLAALDAIKQSIHALEQLPERQEYAEQVQLFADRLQQLAQRHAQRRQMRQQQRQVMQQQLRGEELMAAIAALNTQSQQDGIERRHLKRQRDACLQPLKSKLDAADAQIQALKRRRRELSRQLQRQMHASYWLTNLGGESRSLADLRSQGQLPTGTGDCCAPKLLHYAATQGWQPIAMAEFWWGVPSTNGDKQPGQFYGACAERCQPLMGFLLSGLSDGVISASAQDLSLPVLYEDEWLIAVDKPAGLLSVPGRYADRQDSALSRLQVTHGSAVMAVHRLDQDTSGVLLLAKDVHTQQHLQRQFQSRQVTKFYEALLAGTVIPQCGTIDLPLWGDPSQRPYQQVDHQRGKPSLTHFQVITRSDTITRVEFHPITGRTHQLRVHAADSQGLAAPIVGDRLYGSGDRDRLYLHAKDLHFTHPHTGVSLRLHATLPF